A window of the Equus asinus isolate D_3611 breed Donkey chromosome 20, EquAss-T2T_v2, whole genome shotgun sequence genome harbors these coding sequences:
- the R3HDM4 gene encoding R3H domain-containing protein 4, with amino-acid sequence MVALENPEGGPEAAAAAGGAPGGRRTLPLPGCLPTLTGSQVKRFSASKRKQHFINQAVRNSDLVPKAKGRKSLQRLENTQYLLTLLETNGGTPGPEDGDLAPPAAPGIFAEACNNETYVEVWNDFMNRSGEEQERVLRYLEDEGKSKARRRGPGRGEDRRREDPAYTPRECFQRISRRLRAVLKRSRIPMETLETWEERLLRFFSVSPQAVYTAMLDNSFERLLLHAVCQYMDLISASADLEGRRQMKVSNRHLDFLPPGLLLSAYLEQRS; translated from the exons GCCCCTTCCAGGATGCCTGCCCACTCTAACCGGCTCCCAAGTGAAGAGGTTCTCGGCCTCCAAGCGGAAGCAGCACTTCATCAACCAGGCCGTGCGGAACTCAGACCTCGTGCCCAAGGCCAAGGGGCGGAAGAGCCTCCAGCGCCTGGAGAACA CCCAGTACCTGCTGACCCTGCTGGAGACAAACGGGGGCACGCCTGGTCCTGAGGACGGGGACCTGGCTCCCCCAGCGGCGCCCGGCATCTTCGCGGAGGCCTGCAACAACGAGACCTACGTGGAG GTCTGGAACGACTTCATGAACCGGTCCGGGGAGGAGCAGGAGCGGGTGCTCCGCTACCTGGAGGATGAGGGCAAGAGCAAGGCGCGGAGGAGGGGGCCTGGCCGGGGCGAGGACCGCCGGAGAG AGGACCCAGCCTACACGCCCCGCGAGTGCTTCCAGCGCATCAGCCGGCGTCTGCGAGCCGTCCTCAAGCGGAGCCGCATCCCCATG GAAACGCTGGAGACCTGGGAGGAGCGGCTACTCAGATTCTTCTCGGTGTCCCCCCAGGCTGTGTACACGGCCATGCTGGACAACAG CTTCGAGAGGCTCCTGCTTCACGCCGTCTGCCAGTACATGGACCTCATCTCGGCCA GTGCCGACCTCGAGGGCAGGCGGCAGATGAAGGTCAGCAACCGGCACCTGGACTTCCTGCCGCCGGGGCTGCTCCTGTCCGCTTACCTGGAGCAGCGCAGCTGA